In one Dermacentor albipictus isolate Rhodes 1998 colony chromosome 4, USDA_Dalb.pri_finalv2, whole genome shotgun sequence genomic region, the following are encoded:
- the LOC135899960 gene encoding acetylcholinesterase-1-like: MQTPSSHEASFSNRVKWFYNAFKKWQVITLLLAAQIVYCSEESFFKLAPIVMTGSGAVLGKVITVGNRSIDTFLGIPYARPPVGELRFRKPERVTPWNGTYQATAETPACWQTTLRFIEGAPLNYSTSASEDCLYLNIWKRSSICPASTTCSDKRPVVVFIHGGAFQWGDSALFVYDPANFVALSDVVFVTFNYRVSIFGFLSLGKPEVPRNFGLWDQHLVLSWVRENIASFGGDPDEVTLIGQSAGAISVGLQAASPKRQGLFKRAILMSSTPLSIILGFSHRGVGKFIHVAGALGCYNSRKSVEVQLDSIMTCLRKLEPWFIIRTIETLDPNSQVFAPEYGDEFFPEHPLAAKTWTKLPFKQVILGTTADEGTILLDNIQYSSPALKKLLATEYRLAMTVAMQPLFGISISRARPIVEAYFGGPDVQHRSESIVRIASELLGDGVFYCPVKLIADAAARQGIDTYRYLFAHRASHSLWPKWMGVSHGDDTLYLLGSLPFMKDKSRYTKVLGDVGRKRLQQLDYTPKEENFMHQIVAAINSFVTTGKPQLPVCGKEWPRYTTTNPAVIQLRPGNISEVKEKKYKCELWREYLLMK, from the exons ATGCAAACGCCAAGTTCCCACGAGGCCAGTTTTTCTAACAGAGTGAAATGGTTCTACAACGCGTTCAAGAAATGGCAAGTGATAACTCTTCTCTTGGCAGCCCAAATTGTGTACTGCAGCGAAGAAAGTTTCTTTAAGCTTGCCCCGATTGTTATGACTGGCTCAGGCGCTGTCTTGGGCAAAGTTATTACTGTAGGTAACAGGTCCATCGACACCTTTTTGGGCATACCGTATGCAAGACCTCCCGTTGGAGAACTTCGCTTCAGAAAGCCTGAGCGCGTCACGCCATGGAATGGAACATACCAAGCAACGGCAGAAACCCCAGCCTGCTGGCAGACTACGCTGCGCTTTATCGAGGGAGCTCCATTGAACTACTCTACCAGCGCTTCGGAGGACTGTCTTTACCTGAATATCTGGAAGCGCTCGTCTATCTGTCCAGCTTCAACAACCTGCAGTGACAAAAGACCAGTCGTCGTCTTCATTCACGGCGGAGCTTTTCAGTGGGGCGATTCTGCGCTCTTCGTGTATGATCCGGCAAATTTTGTAGCGCTCTCAGACGTAGTGTTTGTGACTTTCAATTATAGAGTGAGCATTTTTGGATTTCTCTCTCTCGGCAAGCCTGAAGTGCCCCGAAATTTCGGTCTCTGGGACCAACACCTTGTGCTGAGCTGGGTACGAGAAAACATCGCTAGCTTTGGTGGCGATCCAGACGAAGTGACCTTGATAGGTCAAAGTGCTGGAGCAATATCGGTGGGCTTGCAGGCAGCCTCACCTAAGCGACAGGGTCTATTCAAAAGGGCCATCCTAATGAGCAGTACTCCACTTTCAATCATTCTCGGCTTCTCGCATAGGGGCGTGGGAAAATTCATTCACGTTGCGGGTGCGTTGGGGTGCTATAATTCGAGAAAGAGCGTCGAAGTGCAACTCGACAGTATCATGACATGCTTACGCAAACTTGAACCATGGTTTATAATACGTACCATAGAAACACTGGATCCCAATAGCCAGGTATTCGCACCTGAGTATGGTGACGAATTTTTTCCGGAACACCCACTTGCAGCGAAAACGTGGACGAAGCTTCCTTTCAAGCAAGTTATTCTGGGAACCACGGCAGACGAGGGCACGATTCTGCTGGACAACATTCAGTACTCTTCCCCTGCATTGAAGAAGCTACTGGCCACCGAATACAGGCTGGCTATGACGGTCGCCATGCAGCCCCTCTTTGGGATTTCCATATCCCGCGCTCGACCTATTGTCGAAGCTTACTTCGGTGGACCCGACGTCCAGCACAGAAGTGAAAGTATTGTTCGCATTGCCAGTGAGCTGCTTGGTGACGGTGTGTTTTATTGCCCTGTGAAACTGATAGCAGATGCCGCAGCTCGGCAAGGAATCGACACCTATCGGTACTTGTTCGCGCACAGGGCATCACACAGTCTCTGGCCCAAATGGATGGGTGTCAGCCACGGCGATGACACCCTGTACCTCTTAGGATCGCTTCCTTTCATGAAGGACAAGAGCCGCTACACCAAAGTCCTCGGCGATGTGGGACGTAAAAGGCTTCAGCAACTCGACTATACCCCAAAGGAAGAAAACTTCATGCACCAAATTGTGGCGGCCATCAACTCCTTCGTCACCACTGG AAAGCCTCAGCTTCCCGTCTGCGGAAAGGAATGGCCCCGGTACACTACGACGAATCCTGCTGTGATCCAGCTCCGTCCTGGAAACATTTCCgaagtgaaagaaaagaaatacaaatGTGAACTATGGCGAGAATATCTTTTGATGAAATAG